The Aliiroseovarius pelagivivens genome contains a region encoding:
- a CDS encoding diacylglycerol kinase: MLKKHLHRFWMTCVWSWAGWRAAWRTEASLRQWTVVCLISCSTALWLDLSRGETALLLALSLLVVASELINTAIERTVDLVTREEHDLAREAKDTGSAFVGLTAIACGVAWLVILLG; this comes from the coding sequence ATGCTGAAGAAGCATCTGCATCGTTTCTGGATGACGTGCGTGTGGTCCTGGGCCGGATGGCGCGCCGCATGGCGGACAGAAGCGTCGTTGCGGCAATGGACGGTCGTCTGCCTGATCTCGTGTTCCACGGCGCTGTGGTTGGATCTGAGCCGCGGAGAAACCGCGCTGTTGCTGGCACTCAGCTTGCTGGTCGTTGCGTCCGAGCTGATCAACACGGCAATCGAACGCACCGTGGATCTGGTCACCCGAGAAGAACATGACCTTGCGCGCGAAGCCAAGGACACAGGCAGCGCCTTTGTCGGGCTGACGGCGATTGCGTGTGGAGTTGCGTGGCTGGTGATCTTGTTGGGGTGA
- a CDS encoding YigZ family protein, translating into MGKTDMQQFSGFLTDRGSKYAVSGGPVNSRADVKAFLKTLTRDKRYAKATHNTWAAILPEEGGVKGDDGEAGAGMVILRMLEREGVTGHIIVVTRWFGGTKLGGDRFRRVQDSVHHYLENATLEGDTC; encoded by the coding sequence ATGGGCAAGACAGATATGCAGCAATTCAGCGGGTTTCTGACGGACCGGGGATCGAAATATGCGGTCTCGGGCGGGCCGGTGAACAGCCGCGCCGATGTGAAAGCATTTCTGAAGACCCTGACCCGCGACAAACGCTATGCCAAGGCCACGCACAACACTTGGGCGGCGATCCTGCCAGAAGAGGGCGGTGTGAAGGGCGACGATGGCGAGGCCGGCGCGGGAATGGTCATTTTGCGGATGCTGGAACGTGAAGGCGTTACGGGACACATCATCGTGGTAACCCGCTGGTTTGGAGGCACCAAGCTGGGCGGCGATCGGTTTCGCCGGGTGCAGGACTCAGTGCATCACTACCTCGAAAACGCGACGCTTGAGGGCGACACATGCTGA
- the glpK gene encoding glycerol kinase GlpK: protein MTHILAIDQGTTSSRAILFDGDMRPSSVAQKEFTQHFPASGWVEHDPEEIWETVCATCLEAAEGQEVTAIGITNQRETTLVWDRVTGAPIYNAIVWQDRRTAQTCADLKADGHEAMVTDRTGLLLDPYFSATKLAWILDNVDGARAKAEAGELAFGTVDTFLIWRLTDGASHVTDATNAARTMLYDIKRGAWDADICALLNIPMSMLPEVRDCASHFGVTDLLGAPVPILGVAGDQQAATIGQACFQPGMLKSTYGTGCFALLNTGNVPVVSKNRLLTTIAYQLDGKPTYALEGSIFIAGAAVQWLRDGLGIIDDAAETTALADAADPEQEVILVPAFTGMGAPYWDAECRGAVFGLTRGSGPKEFARAALEAVGFQTRDLLEAMQADMGNASETVLRVDGGMAASDWAMQFLADINGADVDRPTVLETTALGAAWLAGMKAGIYPDQAGFAATWALERSFAPQMDSDTRTRRYAGWKDAVARTLSRP, encoded by the coding sequence ATGACCCATATCCTTGCCATTGATCAGGGCACAACTTCGTCCCGGGCGATCTTGTTTGATGGGGATATGCGGCCAAGTTCTGTGGCGCAAAAGGAATTCACCCAGCATTTCCCGGCCTCGGGCTGGGTCGAGCATGACCCGGAAGAAATCTGGGAGACCGTGTGTGCGACCTGTCTGGAAGCCGCCGAAGGGCAAGAGGTCACGGCCATCGGCATCACCAACCAGCGCGAGACCACGCTGGTCTGGGACCGTGTGACCGGGGCTCCGATCTACAATGCGATTGTCTGGCAGGACCGCCGGACCGCTCAGACCTGCGCTGATCTGAAGGCGGATGGGCACGAAGCGATGGTGACGGACCGCACGGGGCTGTTGCTGGACCCGTATTTCTCGGCCACGAAGCTGGCGTGGATCTTGGACAATGTGGACGGCGCGCGAGCCAAGGCTGAGGCCGGAGAGCTGGCGTTCGGGACGGTGGATACCTTCCTGATCTGGCGGCTGACGGACGGCGCGTCACATGTGACCGACGCCACCAATGCCGCGCGGACGATGCTTTATGACATCAAACGGGGGGCGTGGGACGCGGATATCTGCGCGCTGTTGAACATCCCGATGAGCATGCTGCCCGAGGTGCGCGATTGCGCGTCTCACTTCGGCGTGACCGACCTTTTGGGTGCGCCGGTGCCTATTTTGGGTGTGGCGGGCGATCAGCAGGCGGCGACCATCGGGCAAGCGTGTTTCCAGCCGGGGATGCTGAAATCAACCTATGGCACCGGGTGTTTTGCGCTGCTCAATACGGGCAATGTGCCAGTCGTGTCGAAAAACCGTCTGCTGACCACGATTGCATATCAGTTGGACGGCAAGCCCACCTATGCGCTGGAAGGTTCGATCTTCATCGCGGGTGCCGCGGTGCAGTGGCTGCGCGACGGGCTGGGCATCATCGACGATGCGGCTGAAACCACCGCGCTGGCTGATGCAGCTGATCCCGAGCAAGAGGTCATTCTGGTGCCAGCCTTCACCGGCATGGGCGCGCCTTATTGGGATGCGGAATGCCGGGGCGCGGTCTTTGGCCTGACCCGAGGGTCCGGCCCGAAAGAGTTCGCCCGTGCCGCGCTGGAGGCCGTAGGTTTCCAGACCCGAGATCTGCTCGAGGCGATGCAGGCCGACATGGGCAATGCCAGCGAAACGGTGCTGCGCGTGGATGGTGGCATGGCGGCGTCCGACTGGGCGATGCAGTTTCTGGCCGACATCAACGGTGCCGATGTGGACCGTCCAACGGTTTTGGAAACTACAGCGCTGGGCGCTGCTTGGCTGGCGGGCATGAAGGCTGGAATCTATCCCGATCAGGCCGGGTTCGCCGCCACTTGGGCGCTAGAGCGCAGTTTTGCGCCGCAGATGGACAGCGACACCCGCACCCGCCGCTATGCGGGGTGGAAAGACGCGGTGGCGCGGACCCTTAGTCGCCCTTGA
- a CDS encoding FAD-binding oxidoreductase — protein sequence MDILDALRSITGPDHVLTGPDMAGFATDWVGKYQNTPLAAVRPGSVEDVSQIMKLANDTQTPVVPVSGHTGLAGGAHAPEGSLMLSLSRLNTIREIKPDARLAIVDGGVVLEALHNAVAEHGLRFPMTFGAQGSCQIAGMLATNAGGSNVLKFGNTRALCIGIEAVLPDGRVLDLMSQLHKDNSGYDLRDLLIGSEGTLGVITGAVLKLVPAPAARATAMLALDNLTDALSVLNRLQEATGGTVEAFEYMPARYLTAVHTHFPDLKPVFDADHPVTVLAEIASTAPTDAQPDPDGSLPLVSTFEALLADAIEAGQIQDAIIAQNDTQRSQIWARREAAAEVCLARSPLVNNDIALPLDQVDPFLTRMTDELAALDPKADVLEVAHLGDGNIHYTVFPSDPALCDPIMERVEDVVREMGGSFSAEHGIGLTKLPSMQRRKDPVALEVMGQIKNALDPKGIMNPGKVLPT from the coding sequence ATGGACATTCTAGACGCCCTGCGCAGCATCACCGGCCCGGACCATGTTTTGACCGGACCCGATATGGCAGGGTTCGCCACGGACTGGGTTGGAAAGTACCAAAACACGCCCCTGGCGGCCGTGCGTCCCGGATCAGTCGAGGACGTCTCGCAGATCATGAAACTGGCAAATGACACGCAAACGCCCGTCGTGCCGGTCTCAGGCCACACCGGACTTGCAGGTGGCGCCCACGCACCCGAAGGCAGCCTGATGCTGTCGCTGTCACGGCTGAACACGATCCGCGAAATCAAGCCAGACGCCCGCCTTGCCATCGTCGACGGCGGCGTGGTTCTGGAAGCCCTGCACAACGCGGTGGCCGAGCATGGTTTACGTTTCCCGATGACCTTCGGCGCGCAGGGGTCGTGCCAGATCGCCGGGATGCTGGCCACGAATGCGGGCGGGTCGAACGTTCTGAAATTCGGCAACACCCGCGCGCTGTGCATCGGGATCGAGGCCGTCTTGCCCGATGGCCGCGTGTTGGACCTGATGAGCCAACTGCACAAAGACAACTCCGGCTATGACCTGCGCGATCTGCTGATTGGCTCGGAAGGCACGTTGGGTGTGATTACCGGCGCGGTGCTGAAGCTGGTCCCTGCCCCCGCCGCGCGTGCGACGGCAATGCTGGCGCTGGACAATCTGACCGATGCGCTGTCCGTTCTAAACCGCCTGCAAGAGGCCACCGGCGGCACGGTTGAGGCATTCGAATACATGCCCGCGCGTTACCTGACTGCGGTGCACACCCACTTCCCTGACCTGAAGCCCGTTTTCGACGCCGACCACCCGGTAACAGTGCTGGCCGAGATCGCTTCGACCGCGCCAACAGATGCCCAGCCCGACCCGGATGGCAGCCTGCCGCTGGTCAGCACGTTCGAGGCGCTGCTGGCCGACGCGATCGAAGCGGGGCAAATCCAAGATGCAATCATCGCCCAGAACGACACCCAGCGCAGCCAGATTTGGGCCCGCCGCGAAGCCGCCGCCGAGGTCTGCCTTGCCCGCAGCCCGTTGGTGAACAACGACATCGCCCTGCCGCTGGATCAGGTCGACCCCTTCCTGACCCGCATGACAGATGAGCTCGCCGCTCTGGATCCGAAGGCCGATGTGTTGGAGGTCGCGCATCTGGGCGACGGCAATATTCATTATACGGTTTTCCCGAGCGACCCTGCGCTTTGTGACCCGATCATGGAACGGGTCGAAGACGTGGTGCGCGAGATGGGCGGCAGCTTCTCGGCCGAGCACGGGATTGGCCTAACTAAGCTGCCCTCGATGCAGCGCCGCAAGGATCCCGTTGCGTTGGAGGTGATGGGCCAGATCAAGAATGCGCTAGATCCGAAGGGGATCATGAACCCGGGGAAAGTGTTGCCAACGTGA
- a CDS encoding alpha/beta hydrolase: protein MKLNQYICAIFMAISGYAHAENTPYSVEKDIRFGNLPQHVLDIYWPEAVKSGTAVLIFFYGGGFSHGDKSQIRRIGESFSKAGIIVVAPNYRLHPEASFPDFVKDAALAVSYVWQNLRDEATLPRPIYIGGWSAGAYIAALISYDGRYLEEVDTPANAIAGFIGLAGPYEGGLCAGETCPHTFPESTAPDWPVARFVDTTEPPMLLVRGTHDLFVEKSNLEDLAASGNSAGIAVTTLVIEDAFHDDVLSEIEQPGTSVREAVDVFLGSALVGEE from the coding sequence ATGAAGCTTAATCAATATATCTGTGCCATTTTCATGGCAATCTCTGGCTATGCGCATGCGGAAAATACACCGTATTCGGTTGAGAAAGACATTCGCTTTGGCAATCTCCCGCAGCACGTTTTGGATATCTACTGGCCGGAAGCGGTGAAGTCGGGCACAGCTGTGCTAATCTTCTTCTACGGAGGTGGTTTTTCGCACGGGGACAAGTCGCAAATCCGGCGGATTGGGGAAAGCTTCTCGAAAGCCGGGATCATCGTCGTCGCACCCAACTATCGGCTCCACCCGGAAGCCTCTTTCCCGGACTTCGTAAAGGACGCGGCCTTGGCTGTATCCTATGTCTGGCAGAACCTTCGCGACGAGGCCACGCTTCCTCGACCGATTTACATCGGAGGATGGTCGGCAGGTGCCTATATTGCTGCCTTGATTTCATACGATGGGCGCTATCTGGAGGAGGTAGACACACCAGCCAACGCGATCGCAGGCTTTATTGGCCTGGCGGGCCCCTATGAAGGTGGTCTCTGCGCTGGGGAAACATGTCCGCACACATTCCCCGAAAGTACCGCGCCGGATTGGCCCGTTGCTCGTTTCGTCGACACCACCGAACCGCCCATGCTTTTGGTAAGAGGAACCCATGATCTTTTCGTGGAGAAAAGCAATCTAGAGGATCTCGCGGCGTCGGGAAATTCGGCCGGAATCGCAGTCACGACACTGGTTATCGAAGACGCATTTCATGACGATGTACTGTCCGAAATCGAACAGCCCGGCACATCGGTTCGTGAAGCCGTCGATGTCTTCTTGGGAAGCGCACTTGTTGGCGAGGAGTAA
- a CDS encoding glutamate--cysteine ligase, which yields MSIPQSGGGPITHHDQLAQLLEDGCKPRDTWKIGTEHEKFGYCKDTLKPLPYDGDRSILKMLEGLRDRYNWSEVREAGNLIGLERDGANISLEPGGQFELSGAPLDNIHQTCDEVNEHLREVHEIADEIGARFIGLGAAPEWTHEQMPVMPKGRYKLMTDYMDKVGTHGKQMMYRTCTVQVNLDFASEADMVQKFRVALALQPVATALFANSPFFEGKPNGHKSWRSRIWRDLDGARTGMLPFVFEDGMGFERYVDYALDVPMYFVYRDGQYIDALGQSFRDFMQGKLPALPGETPTLSDWADHLTTIFPEARIKQYMEMRGADGGPWRRLCALPALWVGLMYDQSSLDAAWDLAKGWDAETREALRVAASVEGLQAEVNGIRMIDLARDVVKIAEGGLKARARVGSGGMVPDETHFLNALQESVEEGRSPACELLGKYHGEWDGDLSRIYDEYSY from the coding sequence ATGTCCATTCCTCAGTCCGGTGGTGGTCCAATCACCCATCACGATCAGCTGGCGCAATTGCTGGAAGACGGCTGCAAGCCGCGTGACACATGGAAAATCGGCACCGAGCACGAGAAGTTCGGCTATTGTAAAGATACGCTGAAGCCGCTGCCCTATGACGGTGACCGCTCGATCCTGAAAATGCTTGAAGGGTTGCGCGACCGGTACAACTGGTCCGAGGTCCGCGAGGCGGGCAATCTGATCGGGTTGGAACGCGACGGGGCGAATATCTCGCTGGAACCGGGCGGACAGTTCGAACTGTCCGGCGCGCCCTTGGACAACATCCACCAGACCTGTGACGAGGTGAACGAACACCTGCGCGAAGTGCACGAGATCGCCGACGAGATTGGCGCGCGCTTCATCGGTCTGGGTGCTGCGCCCGAGTGGACCCACGAACAAATGCCGGTGATGCCCAAGGGGCGTTACAAGCTGATGACCGACTATATGGACAAGGTCGGCACCCACGGAAAACAGATGATGTACCGGACCTGCACCGTGCAGGTGAACCTCGATTTCGCGTCCGAGGCCGACATGGTTCAGAAGTTCCGCGTTGCGCTGGCGCTGCAGCCCGTTGCGACCGCGCTGTTTGCAAATTCGCCCTTCTTCGAGGGCAAGCCCAACGGTCACAAATCGTGGCGTTCGCGCATCTGGCGCGATCTGGATGGCGCGCGTACCGGCATGCTGCCGTTTGTGTTCGAAGACGGCATGGGGTTTGAGCGCTATGTCGACTATGCGCTCGATGTGCCAATGTATTTCGTCTATCGCGACGGGCAATATATCGACGCGCTGGGCCAGTCCTTCCGCGACTTCATGCAAGGCAAACTGCCCGCGCTGCCCGGTGAAACCCCGACGCTAAGCGACTGGGCCGATCACCTGACGACGATTTTCCCCGAGGCGCGGATCAAACAGTACATGGAGATGCGCGGCGCCGATGGTGGCCCGTGGCGTCGCCTCTGCGCTCTGCCCGCCCTGTGGGTCGGCCTGATGTATGACCAGAGCAGCCTTGATGCGGCGTGGGATCTGGCCAAAGGCTGGGACGCAGAAACCCGCGAGGCGCTGCGCGTTGCCGCATCCGTCGAAGGGTTGCAGGCCGAAGTGAATGGCATCCGGATGATCGACTTGGCACGCGATGTTGTGAAGATTGCTGAAGGCGGTCTGAAAGCCCGCGCCCGTGTCGGCAGCGGTGGCATGGTGCCGGACGAGACCCACTTCCTGAACGCGCTGCAAGAAAGCGTCGAAGAAGGCCGCTCGCCTGCCTGTGAGTTGCTAGGCAAGTATCACGGCGAATGGGATGGCGATCTAAGCCGGATTTACGACGAGTATAGCTACTAA
- a CDS encoding 16S rRNA (uracil(1498)-N(3))-methyltransferase, producing the protein MKQAKVRLYVDHPLGQGQTVSLDRDQAHYLFGVMRLGVGDVVALFNGREGEFPARVIEAGKRKGVLECLEQSRPLHMPPDLWLCFAPIKKARTDFIVEKAAEMGAALIQPMSTEFTNSERIRRDRLQAHAIEAAEQCGGTYVPEVVDLMRMDKLLDAWPDDRQIMFCDEALVGAAETLTAASGHRWAIFIGPEGGFSDRERARLHAMDNAHPVSLGPRILRADTAAVAAMTMWQQVLGDWG; encoded by the coding sequence ATGAAACAGGCAAAAGTTCGGCTCTATGTAGATCACCCCTTGGGTCAGGGGCAAACCGTTTCGCTGGATCGCGATCAGGCGCACTATCTTTTTGGGGTGATGCGGCTGGGCGTGGGCGATGTTGTGGCGCTGTTTAATGGCCGCGAGGGCGAGTTTCCTGCCCGTGTGATTGAGGCCGGAAAACGCAAGGGTGTCTTGGAGTGCCTTGAGCAGTCGCGCCCGCTGCATATGCCGCCCGATCTGTGGCTGTGCTTTGCACCGATCAAGAAGGCGCGCACCGACTTCATCGTCGAGAAGGCAGCCGAGATGGGTGCTGCCCTGATCCAGCCCATGTCGACCGAGTTCACCAACTCTGAACGGATCCGCCGCGACCGCCTGCAGGCCCACGCCATCGAGGCCGCCGAGCAATGCGGCGGCACCTATGTGCCCGAGGTCGTCGACCTGATGCGCATGGATAAGCTGCTGGATGCATGGCCCGACGACCGCCAAATCATGTTCTGCGACGAGGCCTTGGTGGGTGCCGCCGAGACGCTCACCGCTGCAAGCGGTCACCGCTGGGCGATCTTCATTGGTCCCGAAGGCGGCTTTTCTGACCGCGAACGCGCACGGCTTCATGCGATGGACAACGCCCACCCCGTCAGCCTCGGCCCGCGCATCCTGCGCGCGGATACTGCCGCCGTCGCCGCCATGACCATGTGGCAACAAGTGCTGGGGGATTGGGGATGA